DNA from Nocardioides yefusunii:
ATCTGCTCCGTCGCGCTCGCCATGGGCTGGAACCCTCCCTCGGCGCAGGGAGCCCTGTGGGGGTTGACGGTCGGGCTCCTCGGCAGCGCGGCGTTCGCGAGTTGGGCGCTGCTGCTTGCCGGCACCGTCCGTGCCGAGGCCACCCTGGCCATCTCCAACCTCGTCTACCTGCTGCTGATGGCCGGCGGCGGTGTGCTCGTCCCGGTCGCCAACTACGGGGTCGTCTCCAACTTCCTGCTGTGGTTCCCCAGCGGAGCCCTGGGCGAAGGCCTGCGCACCGCTCTGCTCGACGGCCAGCAGGCCTCCTTCTCCGTCCTCGTCCTGGCCGTCTGGGCCGTCATCGGGGCGATGCTCGCCTCGCGCTACTTCAAGTGGGAGTGACTTCTTCCGTGAACACCCGCGACAACGTCGTCGGAACCGCAACGACCGGCTTCACCGCCTCCCCGTGGGCCCTGCGCTGGCTCCGCCCCCTGGCCCTGGCCAACCTGGTCGCGAACATCCTCATCGTCGTCACCGGCGGCATCGTGCGCCTGACGGGCTCAGGACTGGGCTGTGACACCTGGCCCAAGTGCACCGAGGACCGCTACACCGCGCACGCCGAGACCGGCATCCACGGGGCGATCGAGTTCGGCAACCGCATGCTCACCTGGATCCTGGTCGCACTCGCGATCGCGTTCGTGGTGGCAGCCTTCAAGTCCAACGACCGTCGCACCCGCATCCTGTCGGTGCTCGTCGCCGTCGGGATCCCGCTGCAGGCGGTGCTGGGCGGCATCACTGTGCTCACCGACCTCAACCCGTGGGTGGTCTCGCTGCACCTCATGGCGTCGATGCTCATGATCGCCTTCTGCGTCCTCGCTCTGGACCACCTCTCCGGTTCCGCCCGGCCCGCTGCGCCCGCCCTGCTGGGACGTCTGGCCTGGGCCCTGCTGCTGCTCGGCTGGGTGATCCTCTACCTCGGCACCATCGTGACCGGCTCCGGCCCGCACGCCGGAGACGTGGACGCCAAGCGCAACGGGCTCAGCCCCGAGAACACCGCCAAGATCCATGCCTGGACGGTCTACCTCCTGTGCCTGGGCACCGTCGTCCTGCTCTGGCTGTCGCGTCGTCGTGGCCTCACCCTGGTGCTGCGCGCCGGCCTCGTCCTGCTCGGGGTCGAACTGTTCCAGGGCGTTGTCGGGTACGTGCAGTACTTCAACGGTCTGCCCGAAGTGCTCGTGATCGCGCACATGCTCGGCGCCGGCCTCCTCTCCGCCGCCGTCACGTGGGTGGTCCTGGCCACGCAACACTCCGACGGAGGCGTCCTCGTGGGCACCCTCACGTCCGCCGGCTCCGACGAGCCGCTCCGCTGAGCTCGCGCCACCCCTAGACTGACTGGTCGTCGGTCCCATCTCCGTCCGGGAAGTGAACCCCATGAAGACCCTCCGCCTCGCTCGTCGTCTCGGCGTCGTCGCCACGGCCACCGCCCTCGTCCTCCTCAGCACCACCCCCGGACACGCCGCGCCGGCGGCCGGAGCCCCCGAGGCCACCGCGCCGACCGCGCCTGCCCTCCCGGGCAAGGTCCGCCTGGGCACCAAGAGTTCCGACGTCCGCATCCTGCAGAGCCGTCTCAACCAGCTCGGCCTCCACGACGACTACATCACCGCCACCTTCGACGAGGACACCCGGCACGCAGTCGCCGTCTTCCAGAAGCGCAACAAGCTCAAGGGAGCCTCCGGCGTGGCCGGCAAGACGGTGTGGAAGAAGCTCTACGCCGTCACCCGCGCCCCCAGCAAGGCCGAGCTGCGCAACGACTACACCGTCGGCAAGGTGCTGCTGAAGAAGGGCTCGAAGAACACCCGGGTCCGTACCCTCGAGGCGCGCCTCAAGCAGCAGAAGGTCTTCTCGGGCAAGGTCAACGCCACCTACGACGCGAAGACCGTCAAGGCCGTGAAGAAGTTCCAGGCCAAGGTCAAGATTCCCGTCTCCGGCAAGGTCGACGCCCGCACCCTGGCCAAGCTCGAGGCGCGCACCCGCACCCCCAACCGCACCGAGCTCTTCAACCTCACGGTTCACGGTTCGGCACTGGACGCCCGGTGCAAGACCGGCCGAGTGCTGTGCATCGACAAGTCCACCAACTCGATGCGCTGGGTCGTCGACGGCGTCGTGACCTCCTTCAAGGCCGGCGGCGCCACCAAGACCTCCATCGACGTCCGCTTCGGCAACGTGACCAAGACCCCCACTCGCGAGGGCGAGTTCACGGTCTTCCGCAAGTCGCGTGACCACGTCTCCAGCCTCTACGGCTCCCCGATGCCGTTCGCGATGTTCTTCTCCGGTGGTCAGGCCGTGCACTTCTCGAGCGACTTCGCAGCTCGCGGCTACAACGGCGCCTCGCACGGATGCGTCAACGTCCGCGACCGCGCCGCGATCGTGAAGCTCTTCGACGACATCGTCCGACTGGGCGACAAGGTCGTCGTGTACCGCTCCTGATCTCACTTCTGCTCACCACACCCACTACCTGCCTGCCTGCTTGCTGGAGTATCCGTGCCCTCTGCCTCCCCCGCGCGCCCTCCGTTGTTCACGGTCGTCTCGGCCTGCTACAACGTTGCGCGCTACCTCCCCGCCTTCATCGCCTCGATCGACGCCCAGGACGTCGATCCCGCGTTGCTGGAGGTGATCATGGTCGACGACGGCTCGAGCGACGACACCCTGCAGGTGCTCAACGCCTGGGCAGAGCGTCGTCCCGGCGTCGTTCGGGTGATCACGCAGGAGAACGCTGGCCAGGGTGCTGCTCGCAACACCGGCATGGCTCAGGCCACCGGCGAGTGGATCACCTTCCCCGACCCCGATGACGTCCTCGACCCCGACTACTTCAGCCGGGCCGCCGCCGCAGTGCGCCGTCACCCCAAGATCCACATGGTCGCCACCAGTCGGTGGCTCCTCAACGACCACACCGGCGGGCTCTCCGACGTGCACCCGCTGCGCGCGCAGTTCCGGTCCGAGGGCGTCTACAACCTGGCCGTCAACCACACGTTCTTCCACGGTGGCGCGGTCGCGTCGTTCATGCGCACCGACCGGATCCGCACCGAGGGTCTCACCTTCGACGGCCGGATCCGCCCCAACTTCGAGGACGGGCACTTCAGCGCCCGGTACCTCCTGAGCGTGGCCGAGCCCAAGGTCGCCTTCCTCACCACCCGCTACCACTACCGCAAGCGCGCCGACGGCTCCTCGACGTTGCAGAACGCCCTCGGCGATCGTCGTCGCTACAGCGACGTCCTGCGCCACGGCTACCTGTCCGTGCTCACCGAGGCGGTGCGCGTGCGCGGCCACGTCCCGCTGTGGCTGCAGAACTTCGTGCTCTACGAGCTCTCCTACTACGTGGGCCGCGAGGACGCAGCTGTCGGCACCCTGGCTCCGCTCGACGTGCGCGAGGAGTTCCACGCCCTGCTCGCCGAGATCACCGCGCTGCTCGACCCCGTCGCGATCCGCTCGTACCGACGCACCTCGATGAGCACCACCACCCGCGTGGCGCTCGAGCACGGCTGGCGTTCCGAGCCGTGGGTCCAGCCCTACGTCGTGGCCAGTGACCATGACACCGGTCGCGACCTGGTCCGGATCAGCTACCGCTACACCGGCGCAGCACCGCAGGAGCGGATCATGCTCGGCGAGCGTCAGGTCGAGCCGACCGCGGCCAAGGTCCGCGACGTCATGATCCAGGGCCGCGCCGTCGTCCATGAACGCATCATCTGGATCCCCCTCAAGCGCGTCCGCGTCGAGCTGGACGGTCGTCCGGCCCAGTTCCTGCCGGCTGATCCTCCGCTCGCACACCCCGTGCTGCGGCCCCAGGACCTCGGCAAGGACCCTCTCGCCCACCGCTCCCGAGCGAGGACGGGTCCGCTCGGCGTGCGCGACCGCATCACCTTGACGCTGGCGCACTCCAAGCCAGTGCGCGACAAGTACCGCGACGCCTGGGTCCTGATCGACCGCGTCCACAACTCCGACGACAGCGCCGAGCACCTCTTCAAGCACCTGCGCGCAGAGGAGCCCGACATCAACGCCTGGTTCGTGGTCGAGGAGGACACCCCCTGTTGGCACCGCCTGCGGGCCGAGTACGGCAACCGGATCGTGGCCCACGGCAGCGACACGTGGAAGCTGCTCATGCTCAATGCGACGCGTCTGATCTCCAGCCATGCCGATCAGGCCATCGTGCGACCGCCCGCCCTGCGCGCCTTCGGTTCGCCGAAGGCCAAGTTCGTCTTCCTCCAGCACGGCGTGATCAAGGACGATCTCTCGGGATGGCTCAACGGCCGCCCGATCGATCTCTTCGTCACCAGCACCCACGGCGAGTACAACTCCGTGGTCGACGACCACACCGCCTACCGTTTCACCTCCCGCGAGACGGTGCTGACCGGTCTGCCGCGCTTCGACATGCTGCACCGCGCCGGTGCCGCGTTCCCCCCGGAGAAGCGCGATCTCATCCTGATCTCCCCCACCTGGCGCGACAACCTCGTCGCACCCCTGCGCCCCGGAAGCCAGCGCCGGAGCGCCTACGACTGGATCACCGAGACTCCGTACTGGCAGAACTGGTCGGGCCTGATCCTCTCCGAGGACCTCGAGCGCCTGGGCCGCGAACAGGGCCTGAGCGTCGCCCTGCTGCCGCACCCCAACATGGACGAGGCCCTCGAGGCCATGGAACTCCCCGACCACGTGAAGCGTTTCAGCTTCAACTCCGACGTCGACGTGCGCGAGATCTTCGCCCGTGCTGCCGTGCTGGTGACCGACTATTCCTCGACGGCCTTCAACTCGGCCTACATCGGTCGCCCGGTCGTGTACTTCCAGTTCGACCAGAAGCCGGGCCAGGAGAGTCGCCACGTCGGCCTCCCCGGCTACTTCGACTACGCCCGCGACGGCTTCGGTCCCGTGGTCCACGAGATCGCCGAGGCGGAGGCCGAGATCCGCGCCACCGTCGAGCACGGTCGCGAGAGCCGCGAGCCCTGGCGAGCACGCATCGAGGAGACCTTCCCCATGCGTGACGACAACAACTCCCGCCGGGTCACCCGCGAGATCAAGAAGATGGCTCGTCCCACCAAGGTCCGCTTCGTTCGCACCGACGAAGCCTGACCCCGGACTGCCGCCGCTAGTACGACGACGAAGGCCCCCTCCCAGATGGCGGGTTCTAGCGGTCCTCGCAACACCCAGTGATGGGAGTTGCGAGGACCGTGGTCATTTCGCAGGAGTTGAAGCAGGCGTTCTTTGATCGGCTGGACGTGGTGGGCAGTGTGACGGTCGCTGCGCGTGATGTCGGGCTGAACCGGCACACAGCGGCTGGCCTGGCTCGTCGCGCGGGTCGGCGTTCGGTGGCGGTGCGGCCGGGGCATCCGGGGCGCGTGTTGTACGAGGAGTTGCGGCGTTCCGGGGTGTCGCGCCGGGAGGCCGCTTCCCGAGTCGGGGTGCACGTGCGCACCGCGCAGGACTGGGATCACGGTGTCCGCCACAGCGGTGGGGCCAACGTGCGGATCTATCCCGATGGACGCCGTGTGGACTACACGAGCCGGCGGACCACTATGGGATGTGTGGCCCCTGTGTTGAGTGTTGTCGAGAAGCCGTTACACCCGCGGTTTCTGTCGCTGGCTGATCGCGAGCGGATCCGTGACCTGTTGAGCGAGGGGCGTTCACGTCGCGAGGTCGCTCGCCGGTTGGGGCGTGCACCGTCGACCATCACCCGGGAGATCGCGGCCAACACGGTGTCGGGTGTGTATCGGCCGTACGCTGCCCAACGGGCGTCGGCTGCACGCCGGCCGAGACCCAAGACTCGCAAACTGTTGCTCGACGGTCCGCTGCGTGAATTCGTGTCCCAGGGACTGCGCCAGGAGTGGTCGCCTGAGCAGATCAGTAACGCCCTTCGCAAGGAGCATCCCGATGACCAGGCCATGCGCGTGAGCCACGAAACGATCTACCAGGCGCTGTACTTCCAGGCCCGTGGCGGGCTCAAGAAGGAAGTCCAAGCCGCCATCCGGACCGGACGCACGCGCCGCAAACCGCACCGCGATCCGAACCAACGCACGAGCAGGTTTGTTGATCCGATGGTCATGATCAGTGAGCGTCCTGCTGAGGTTGCTGATCGTGCGGTCCCGGGACACTGGGAGGGCGATCTGATCACGGGCGCGTTTAACAAGACCGCGATCGGGACCCTGGTCGAACGCACCACCCGCTACGTCATGTTGCTGCACCTGCCGAACGGGCACACCGCTGAAGAGGTCAGGGACGCGTTGACGGCCCAGATCGAGACGTTGCCGGCGCACCTGCGGGGATCGTTGACCTGGGACCAGGGCGCGGAAATGGCAGGCCACAAGCAGTTCACGATTGCCACGGGTGTGCCGGTGTACTTCTGTGACCCCGCGTCACCGTGGCAGCGCGGGAGCAACGAGAACACCAACGGGCTCCTGCGTCAGTACTTCCCCAAGGGAACCGATCTGTCGATGTACGGGCCAGAGGATCTGGAGCACGTCGCGCAGAAACTCAATGGCCGTCCACGCAAAACGCTCGGCTGGGATACCCCAGCCGAGCGTCTGCGTGTTCTACTCACCAGCTAAGAAACCGGTCGGTGTTGCGATGACCCCTTGAAACCGCCGATCTGGGAGGGGGCCTTCGTCGTGCTGCTGGGCCTCAGGTGAGCAGCGGCTCGATCGCCAGCGTCACGAAGAGCAGCGAGAGGTACAGGTTCGAGTTGTGGAACAGGCGCATCGGCGCGATGTCCGCCAGGTGGTTGGACTTCTTGGTCCGGCCGTACAGCTTGTGCGCCTCGAGGAGGAAGTACGCACCCAGGACACCCGCCACGACCGGGTAGATCCAACCGGTGTCAGCGATCGGCCACAGGCTCATCGAGACCGCGACCATCACCCAGGAGTACATGACGATCTGCTTGCCGACGACGTGGGCAGGAGCCACGACGGGAAGCATCGGGACATCGACCTGGGCATAGTCCTCGCGGTACTTGAGCGCGAGGGCCCAGGTGTGCGGCGGGGTCCAGAAGAAGACGACCAGGAACAGCACGAAGGGCTCCCAGGCGAGCTCGCCGGTGACCGACGTCCATCCGATCATCGCGGGGAAGCAACCAGCGATGCCGCCCCAGACGATGTTCTGGGTGGTGCGACGCTTGAGCAGCATCGTGTAGACGAAGACGTAGAACGCATTCGCACCGAGCGAGAGCATCGCCGAGAGCGGGTTCACGCCGAACCACAGGACCAGCGTCGAGCCGACCGCCAGGATCGTGGCGAAGATCAGCGCCGAGACCGGGCTGACGACGTGTGCCGGCAGGGCGCGACGACGCGTACGACGCATCTGCTCGTCGATGTCGCGGTCGTAGATGCAGTTGTACGCCGAGGCGGAACCGGCGCTCATCGCACCGCCGAGGACGGTCCACAGGACGAGGTCGAGGGCCGGCACGCCTCGCTGGGCGAAGAACATGACGGGGACCGTCGTCAGGAGCAACAGCTCCATGACACGGGGCTTCGTCAGTCCCACGTACGCAGCGATGACGTCCTTGACGGTCGCTCTACCCCTGTCGGTTCCCTCCTCGGAATTCTGGGAGGGGTTCTCGGCGGTCGAAGCCGAGCGGGCGACGTAGGTCACGGTGAAGAACCTCGGTGCTTGGGGAGTGATGCGGTATCGAGTCTAGCCCGCCGCACCAGTAGGCTCGGACTTGCCGTAGACCTCCCCCCGCCCACGAAGAGGACGCACGTGACCACTGCCACCAACTCGAAGACCACTCTCGAGTGGACCGACCTCGACGCGAAGGCGGTCGACACCGCCCGCCTGCTTGCCATGGACGCCGTGCAGAAGGTCGGCAACGGCCACCCCGGCACCGCCGTCAGCCTTGCGCCGGTCGCGCACCTCCTCTTCCAGAAGGTGATGAAGCACTCACCTGCCGACCCCCACTGGATCGCGCGCGACCGCTTCGTCCTCTCCTGCGGACACACCTCGCTGACCCTCTACAACCAGCTGTTCCTGGCCGGTTTCGGTCTCGAGATCGACGACATCAAGGCACTCCGCACCTGGGGCTCCCTCACCCCGGGACACCCCGAGTACCGCCACACGGCCGGCGTCGAGACCACCACCGGTCCGCTCGGCCAGGGCATCGCGAACGCCGTCGGCATGGCCATGGCCGCCCGTCGACAGCGCGGCATGCTCGACCCCGAGGCCCCCGTGGGCGAGTCGATCTTCGACCACCACGTGTTCTGCATCGCCTCCGACGGTGACCTGCAGGAAGGTGTCTCGGCCGAGGCCTCCTCCATCGCCGGTCACCAGCAGCTCGGCAACCTCACCCTGATCTACGACGCCAACCAGATCTCCATCGAGGAGGACACCGACGTCGCCTTCACCGAGGACGTGGCCAAGCGCTACGAGGCCTACGGCTGGGACGTCCGCGTCGTCGACTGGGCCGGAAACCGCAACGGCGCCGAGTACGTCGAGGACGTCGCCGAGCTCTTCGACGCCATCGAGGCCGGCAAGGCCGTCACCGACAAGCCGACCTTCATCGTCCTCAAGACGATCATCGCCTGGCCCGCCCCGAAGGCCC
Protein-coding regions in this window:
- a CDS encoding COX15/CtaA family protein; translation: MNTRDNVVGTATTGFTASPWALRWLRPLALANLVANILIVVTGGIVRLTGSGLGCDTWPKCTEDRYTAHAETGIHGAIEFGNRMLTWILVALAIAFVVAAFKSNDRRTRILSVLVAVGIPLQAVLGGITVLTDLNPWVVSLHLMASMLMIAFCVLALDHLSGSARPAAPALLGRLAWALLLLGWVILYLGTIVTGSGPHAGDVDAKRNGLSPENTAKIHAWTVYLLCLGTVVLLWLSRRRGLTLVLRAGLVLLGVELFQGVVGYVQYFNGLPEVLVIAHMLGAGLLSAAVTWVVLATQHSDGGVLVGTLTSAGSDEPLR
- a CDS encoding L,D-transpeptidase family protein, whose amino-acid sequence is MKTLRLARRLGVVATATALVLLSTTPGHAAPAAGAPEATAPTAPALPGKVRLGTKSSDVRILQSRLNQLGLHDDYITATFDEDTRHAVAVFQKRNKLKGASGVAGKTVWKKLYAVTRAPSKAELRNDYTVGKVLLKKGSKNTRVRTLEARLKQQKVFSGKVNATYDAKTVKAVKKFQAKVKIPVSGKVDARTLAKLEARTRTPNRTELFNLTVHGSALDARCKTGRVLCIDKSTNSMRWVVDGVVTSFKAGGATKTSIDVRFGNVTKTPTREGEFTVFRKSRDHVSSLYGSPMPFAMFFSGGQAVHFSSDFAARGYNGASHGCVNVRDRAAIVKLFDDIVRLGDKVVVYRS
- a CDS encoding bifunctional glycosyltransferase/CDP-glycerol:glycerophosphate glycerophosphotransferase, encoding MPSASPARPPLFTVVSACYNVARYLPAFIASIDAQDVDPALLEVIMVDDGSSDDTLQVLNAWAERRPGVVRVITQENAGQGAARNTGMAQATGEWITFPDPDDVLDPDYFSRAAAAVRRHPKIHMVATSRWLLNDHTGGLSDVHPLRAQFRSEGVYNLAVNHTFFHGGAVASFMRTDRIRTEGLTFDGRIRPNFEDGHFSARYLLSVAEPKVAFLTTRYHYRKRADGSSTLQNALGDRRRYSDVLRHGYLSVLTEAVRVRGHVPLWLQNFVLYELSYYVGREDAAVGTLAPLDVREEFHALLAEITALLDPVAIRSYRRTSMSTTTRVALEHGWRSEPWVQPYVVASDHDTGRDLVRISYRYTGAAPQERIMLGERQVEPTAAKVRDVMIQGRAVVHERIIWIPLKRVRVELDGRPAQFLPADPPLAHPVLRPQDLGKDPLAHRSRARTGPLGVRDRITLTLAHSKPVRDKYRDAWVLIDRVHNSDDSAEHLFKHLRAEEPDINAWFVVEEDTPCWHRLRAEYGNRIVAHGSDTWKLLMLNATRLISSHADQAIVRPPALRAFGSPKAKFVFLQHGVIKDDLSGWLNGRPIDLFVTSTHGEYNSVVDDHTAYRFTSRETVLTGLPRFDMLHRAGAAFPPEKRDLILISPTWRDNLVAPLRPGSQRRSAYDWITETPYWQNWSGLILSEDLERLGREQGLSVALLPHPNMDEALEAMELPDHVKRFSFNSDVDVREIFARAAVLVTDYSSTAFNSAYIGRPVVYFQFDQKPGQESRHVGLPGYFDYARDGFGPVVHEIAEAEAEIRATVEHGRESREPWRARIEETFPMRDDNNSRRVTREIKKMARPTKVRFVRTDEA
- a CDS encoding IS30 family transposase — encoded protein: MSRREAASRVGVHVRTAQDWDHGVRHSGGANVRIYPDGRRVDYTSRRTTMGCVAPVLSVVEKPLHPRFLSLADRERIRDLLSEGRSRREVARRLGRAPSTITREIAANTVSGVYRPYAAQRASAARRPRPKTRKLLLDGPLREFVSQGLRQEWSPEQISNALRKEHPDDQAMRVSHETIYQALYFQARGGLKKEVQAAIRTGRTRRKPHRDPNQRTSRFVDPMVMISERPAEVADRAVPGHWEGDLITGAFNKTAIGTLVERTTRYVMLLHLPNGHTAEEVRDALTAQIETLPAHLRGSLTWDQGAEMAGHKQFTIATGVPVYFCDPASPWQRGSNENTNGLLRQYFPKGTDLSMYGPEDLEHVAQKLNGRPRKTLGWDTPAERLRVLLTS
- a CDS encoding heme o synthase; translated protein: MTYVARSASTAENPSQNSEEGTDRGRATVKDVIAAYVGLTKPRVMELLLLTTVPVMFFAQRGVPALDLVLWTVLGGAMSAGSASAYNCIYDRDIDEQMRRTRRRALPAHVVSPVSALIFATILAVGSTLVLWFGVNPLSAMLSLGANAFYVFVYTMLLKRRTTQNIVWGGIAGCFPAMIGWTSVTGELAWEPFVLFLVVFFWTPPHTWALALKYREDYAQVDVPMLPVVAPAHVVGKQIVMYSWVMVAVSMSLWPIADTGWIYPVVAGVLGAYFLLEAHKLYGRTKKSNHLADIAPMRLFHNSNLYLSLLFVTLAIEPLLT